A segment of the Labrus bergylta chromosome 11, fLabBer1.1, whole genome shotgun sequence genome:
AATGTGcctatttctttttaaaggattCTGCACGAAAACAGTTGTGACAAGTTTGCTACATGGGTAATAGTCGCCGCTTTTTCATTATTAGTTGTAAGAAAAGACATATTCGTGTAAAACCAGGGTAAAGAGAGGCTTGTTAAACTGCAGCAGCGACttgatctgtgtctgtgttaatTGTAATGTTTAGTGGATTAACTTGATCAAAGAAGCTCTTTGGTCAGCCATGCCTTCAAAGACCCGGGCTCCCAGACTGGCATCGGAGATCGGGACCACAAAATACAGACTATTACATGTGGGGGATGGAGTAAGATGGTGAAACAGGACtatacacacacgcaaacacacacgcacacacacacacagcctgttatCGAGTCTGCTGCAGGTCCAGAGCCAGCGCACTCCTCAACTTCCTGTGTGGATTTCCCTCCTACATGCTGCACAAGTCCGCTTGTACACGTAGCTGTGCTGACACACCGATAAGCACCACAGACAGTCTGTGTCTCTGAAGTCATGTCCAGGTCCAATCGACGGTACAAGCCTTTGCAGCAGAGCAACAACAGCGGCTCTTTACCCGGCTGTGAGGGGCTGCGGATGCCCAGAGCCCGGGTGCTGCTGGTCTGTCTCCTCGGTGCCCTGGTACTGGCGGGGGTGCTGGGAATCTACCTGTCCAACGACACCTCCGCCAGTGGACAGGTGAACGGCATAGCAGCAGCAGATCTGACCAAAGACAGGGTAAGATTAATGACATGCAAACTCAGTACGGAGCCCAAAGTGTTAACTGGAATATAATAACCAAAGGCAGATGGTGTTTCACTGTTTCATGAGACGTGTCAGTCTCGGCTGCTCtattatggaaaaaaaaaaatcataatcgcgattatttttgattgaaaCTCGATTTCTTTAGCAGCACTAGTACAGCCCTTGTTATTTTCTGTGCCAACATGTTCTCCCTCGCAGTGCTGTATTGTTTCTCtaccttttgatttgtaaacaaacatttaaaggtctGATCACATGTGTGGTGAGGAATTAATCATTGATTGATCAATAGGTGGAAAGACAGAAATATTATCAGCTGCTATTTCTTAAGCAATTAATTATCAAGAAGACAAAATGCCAATAGTTCTCTCAATCCAGCGAGGaggatttgctgctttttttttctataggTTTATGGCCTAACGCCACAGATCACACATTTACATCAGGGGACTGAACAACATATGTACAGCATGTGAAACACTTCGCCTGGTTTGATTGGAAAAAGTGAAACACTTCCTTAAACACTCTTACATGGAAACTactgaagaaactgaagaaaaagagaggaaggacTCCTCTCCTATGACGTACTGACATACAGAGGCCCAGAGTGAAATAATTATAGATGGATCCAGAATGACATTTAACAACTGGAGAGGGTTGTGTTGCTTAAAGATcgagatccagacagatttgtAGGCTCCTTTGTTTGTAATAAGCTTCTGTGACTGATacaatttcttaaaaaaaaaaaaaaaaaaggtcagtttGCAGCTGAAGGAACTAAAATCTAAATACTTTTGGACCAGAGAGAAGTGTTAGTAAGACAAAACTAACAGAGTTATTCCTTCATCTTGGACATGAATACATTGTAAAAAATTACAGGCAAATCAGAAATCTGAAATGAAAGTAATAGAATTGTGCACACTCTCACCGACAACATTTAGGCCTTTTTTATGAAGCCGCTTAGTGCAATTTGTGCAACATATAAAATCCTCCAACGTCAGACCTTCTATTCACACAAGGGCACAAAAAATAACGTTTCATTGGTAAATAAAAGGTAGAAACTTcaggaaaaaacaacagacgAGTGGTCCTTCATTCACCATGAAACCACATGGAACGGATACTGTAGAAAGACAGAATACTACAAAATTACAATACCACATGTAGAAACAGAATGACAGTTATGAGCAAGTTTTAGGTGCCACCTTGAACACATAAAAACCTCCTCACCACAGTGACATGGAGAGAGTTCTCTGAGCTTTAGTCATACTTTGCTGTCTAAGTAGTTTTGGGGTTTTAGCTCCctacattttctatttaatcATATCGTCTTCTCTCCTGTCCATCCAGTTGTCCCACAAACCCAGTAAGTGCTCTCCAGCCCAAATCCGCCGCCTGGCCTCTCAGGTAGACGGTACTCGCCTGTGGGAGAATCACCTGAAGCCAATCCTCATCCAGAGGCTCCCGGGGACACAAGGCAGCCTGGCCGTGCAGCAGGTGTGTGTAAATATTTAGTTTccatctcatctcattttaaacaaatggGTTCCTCGCTCTTTTTAAACCtaccctctctgctctgcttcaGCACATCACCTCCACTCTGGCCTCGCTGTCTGCCGGCTGGGCCATAGACCTTGACTCTTTCCAGTCTGCAACGCCTCGCGGCCAGGTTGCGTTCACAAATATTGTCGCCACTCTGGATCCCTCGGCTCCACGGAGGTTACTGTTGGCATGCCACTATGACTCCAAGGCTCTGCCTCCGGACCCAAGGGCCCCTGAGAGGGTGTTTCTGGGAGCCAGTGACTCTGCGGTGCCGTGTGCTATGATCCTGGAGCTCGCCACCTCTCTGGATGCCCAACTTAGATCCTTTAAACAGCTGGTGTGTAGTTATGAGCTGGTGGTTGCACTTGATATTTAGAGAATATTAGTTTCCCTTTATTTGATACTTTCATGTTTTACttcataaaaatacacacagcctGAGGTGctgacactttgttttttttctaatactgATTTCACCCCGCTGCCTCTTTGCCTGCAGTATAGGATAGAAAATGCTGACACCAGCCCGTTGTTTTCTTTGCTGCAGTCATCTGTAAATAGCAGTATCTCTCCTGAGGCTGTGATTTATGTAGttactgaagagacacacactgcaACTTTACTGCAGACAGAGAAACCAGCTTCATTCCATCATTCCTCTTAATTAGATCCCTTCTGCTCATTTTCCCCTTTTAGAAACTTCCAGTGACTCTTCAGCTGGTGTTTTTTGACGGGGAGGAATCATTTGAAGAATGGACCGCCACAGACTCGCTGTATGGCTCCCGTCACCTGGCAGAGCGGATGGCCAACACGCCGCAtcctgcaggaaacacacacgCCACCATGCTGCAGGCAGTggtgagaggggaaaaaaaaaaaagtttgctttatgcagcaaacacacactgcatccATTGTCACATGCTCACATCCAGCGGAGACACACTCAATTATGTATGAGGATGCTGAATTTAACAAAATGCATGAACCCAGCACATCTTAAACTTTACTACAGCAACAGTTCTAGCATGTCTTTATAGACTGgccttgtgtttttatgaataGAATAATGTGGGATAGGTCTGTATCTAGTTATAAGACACTTACAACTGCAGGAGATTTCCCCAGAGACGAGGAACATTTGGCAGAACTCAATGCATCTCGACCACAGGGACCAGGGTCTAAATGGAGGTCA
Coding sequences within it:
- the qpctla gene encoding glutaminyl-peptide cyclotransferase-like a, which codes for MSRSNRRYKPLQQSNNSGSLPGCEGLRMPRARVLLVCLLGALVLAGVLGIYLSNDTSASGQVNGIAAADLTKDRLSHKPSKCSPAQIRRLASQVDGTRLWENHLKPILIQRLPGTQGSLAVQQHITSTLASLSAGWAIDLDSFQSATPRGQVAFTNIVATLDPSAPRRLLLACHYDSKALPPDPRAPERVFLGASDSAVPCAMILELATSLDAQLRSFKQLKLPVTLQLVFFDGEESFEEWTATDSLYGSRHLAERMANTPHPAGNTHATMLQAVDLFVLLDLLGGPDPLIANHFDNTARWFDRLIAAEKRLHRQGFLTSHPTEQTYFRKDVYLGPVQDDHIPFLHKDVPVLHVIATPFPQFWHTLDDTEENMHRPTVVNLTKILAVFLAEYLGF